In a genomic window of Flavobacterium crassostreae:
- a CDS encoding glycosyltransferase family 2 protein — MSTLSVIIPTYNEIDYIEDAVKSVGFADQIIVVDSFSSDGTKEKAIHLGCVVLERKFDTFSNQKNHAIATATGDWILFIDADERVSQKLKLEILSVLNTAQHAGYKLRFPHFYMNRFLYHKVDRVTRLVKNKNIRFSGDVHEKLHVEGSTGTLQNFMIHYTYKGLFALLQKKDSYAWYQANTSYKRGKKTTYFHLMFKPLYRFFSSYILKRGFMDGIPGLALASINAYGVFSRYVKLILIQRNLK; from the coding sequence ATGAGTACACTTTCGGTAATAATTCCAACTTATAATGAGATAGACTACATTGAAGATGCCGTTAAATCCGTAGGATTTGCGGATCAAATAATCGTAGTAGACTCCTTTAGCTCTGATGGCACCAAAGAAAAAGCAATCCATTTGGGCTGTGTTGTTCTGGAGCGCAAATTTGACACTTTTTCTAATCAAAAAAACCACGCCATAGCAACTGCTACAGGAGACTGGATTTTATTTATAGATGCAGACGAACGGGTGAGTCAAAAACTAAAATTAGAAATTCTTTCGGTACTAAACACAGCCCAACACGCAGGATACAAGCTCCGTTTTCCGCACTTTTATATGAACCGTTTTTTGTACCATAAAGTAGATCGGGTAACACGATTGGTAAAAAACAAAAACATTCGGTTTAGCGGAGATGTCCATGAAAAACTCCACGTAGAAGGAAGCACTGGAACACTCCAAAACTTTATGATCCATTATACCTATAAAGGATTGTTTGCTTTATTACAAAAAAAAGATTCTTACGCTTGGTACCAAGCAAATACGTCGTACAAAAGAGGCAAAAAAACCACTTATTTTCATTTAATGTTCAAACCTTTATACCGTTTCTTTTCTTCGTATATTCTAAAAAGAGGTTTCATGGACGGCATTCCTGGTTTGGCCTTAGCCAGCATAAATGCGTATGGCGTTTTTTCTAGGTATGTGAAGCTAATTTTAATACAAAGAAATCTAAAATAA
- a CDS encoding glycosyltransferase family 2 protein, giving the protein MQKNISVIISTYNSAEWLKKVIWGYNTQTYRNFEMVIADDGSRQETKDLIEDLKKEVFFPIIHVWHPDNGFQKSQILNKAILACTTDYIMMSDGDCIPRSDFVEQHIKFREEGFFLSGGYHKLPMALSESITQENIYSGQCFSVSWLKKNGMKASFKNNKIHAKGLFSTISNFLTPTTPSWNGHNASGWKQDLLAINGFDERMQYGGQDRELGERLVNYGIKPKQIRYSTVCLHLDHPRGYATPESIHKNKNIRKETKLQNKKWTNFGIKNEAK; this is encoded by the coding sequence ATGCAAAAGAATATTTCAGTTATTATAAGTACATACAATTCGGCGGAATGGCTCAAAAAAGTTATTTGGGGCTACAACACACAAACCTACCGTAATTTTGAAATGGTTATTGCTGATGATGGTTCCCGCCAGGAAACTAAAGATTTAATTGAAGATTTAAAAAAAGAAGTTTTTTTTCCAATTATACATGTGTGGCATCCAGATAATGGTTTTCAAAAATCACAAATCCTAAACAAAGCTATTTTGGCCTGTACGACAGATTATATTATGATGTCTGATGGAGATTGTATTCCGCGTTCGGATTTTGTCGAACAACATATAAAATTTAGAGAAGAAGGCTTTTTCTTGTCTGGCGGATATCATAAATTACCGATGGCGCTCTCGGAGAGTATTACTCAAGAAAACATCTATTCGGGCCAGTGTTTCTCGGTTTCTTGGTTAAAGAAAAACGGTATGAAAGCCTCTTTCAAAAACAATAAGATACACGCCAAAGGCCTTTTTAGTACTATTTCTAATTTTTTGACTCCAACTACACCAAGCTGGAACGGGCACAATGCTTCTGGTTGGAAACAAGACTTGCTTGCTATTAATGGTTTTGATGAAAGAATGCAATACGGAGGACAAGATAGAGAGCTAGGAGAGAGGTTGGTCAATTACGGAATTAAGCCCAAACAAATACGCTACAGTACGGTTTGTTTGCATTTGGACCACCCACGTGGGTATGCTACTCCAGAATCTATACATAAGAATAAAAACATTCGGAAAGAAACCAAGCTGCAAAATAAAAAATGGACCAATTTTGGTATAAAAAATGAAGCTAAATAG
- a CDS encoding glycosyltransferase family 9 protein, translating to MKKVLIIQNKRIGDVLISSVIANNFKAKHPDSEIHFMAYDFTHGVLVNNPNIDKIISINDQELKKIDVLFKTIRAVRKEKYDIIFDPYSKTQSRLICKFSGAKQTIGHKSRKKLGNLGYYTNPVAIAKEKTKICGKAIEDRIHLLQQAGSFESIDYEPKIFLTTKEQTQNYLGEHANQKIVVLGILGSTPQKSMPYAYVAQMADFITSNYEVKVLFNYAPNQKQEAQKIYALCKNKSNILLDIYAKNIRDFIQIMNQCTALVANEGGTVHIAKALNKPTFTIFSPYVNKDHWASFEDGIKHHSVHLLEMKPNLFADFTFEERKKIEKNPEELYLQLTPEMILPELDRFLKNTI from the coding sequence ATGAAAAAAGTTTTAATCATACAAAACAAGCGTATTGGAGATGTACTAATCAGCTCTGTGATTGCAAATAATTTTAAAGCAAAACATCCCGATAGTGAAATTCATTTTATGGCGTATGACTTTACACATGGCGTGTTGGTTAACAATCCCAATATAGATAAAATTATTAGTATAAATGACCAAGAACTCAAAAAAATCGACGTTCTTTTTAAGACTATCCGTGCTGTTAGGAAAGAAAAGTACGATATTATTTTTGACCCATACTCTAAAACACAAAGCCGTTTAATTTGTAAATTCTCAGGAGCCAAACAAACCATAGGCCATAAAAGCCGAAAAAAATTAGGAAACTTAGGATATTACACCAATCCTGTAGCTATTGCTAAAGAAAAAACAAAAATTTGCGGCAAAGCAATTGAAGACCGAATCCATTTATTACAGCAAGCAGGATCTTTTGAATCCATAGATTATGAGCCCAAAATATTTTTGACCACCAAAGAACAAACACAAAACTATTTAGGAGAACATGCCAACCAAAAGATTGTGGTACTTGGCATCTTAGGCAGTACGCCTCAAAAATCTATGCCATACGCCTACGTAGCCCAGATGGCAGACTTTATAACATCTAATTATGAAGTAAAAGTACTTTTTAATTACGCTCCAAATCAAAAACAAGAAGCGCAAAAGATTTACGCTCTTTGCAAAAATAAATCCAATATTCTGCTGGATATATACGCCAAAAACATTCGTGATTTTATACAAATAATGAACCAATGTACCGCCTTGGTGGCAAATGAAGGAGGCACAGTGCATATCGCTAAGGCATTAAACAAGCCCACTTTTACCATTTTTTCGCCGTATGTAAACAAAGACCACTGGGCTAGTTTTGAAGATGGAATAAAACACCACTCCGTGCATTTGTTAGAAATGAAACCCAATTTATTTGCTGATTTTACTTTTGAAGAACGCAAAAAAATAGAAAAAAACCCAGAAGAACTCTACCTACAACTCACACCCGAGATGATCCTCCCGGAATTAGATCGTTTTTTAAAGAACACTATTTAG
- a CDS encoding lipopolysaccharide kinase InaA family protein codes for MKIILHPKYLSHKEAILQLVATFFDQGELIVQGSRNTIKSNFLGNQKVNIKFFAKPGVFKSIIYSFFRSTKAKRSFDYANYLLEHNIRTPFPVAYLEDRNGWNLLAESYYLCQQLDYDFTIRELIHQPWFVDRNLILQQFAQFTYQMHQARINFLDHSPGNTLVVQTGAQKYDFYLIDLNRMRFEDLSIEQRMDNFKKMWLSKTMVKVIAKAYAELSGYPEEQLQAILLQKTTSFKKKITQKKYLKRKLGRLYQKKPTS; via the coding sequence GTGAAAATTATACTGCATCCAAAATACTTGAGCCACAAAGAAGCTATATTACAGTTAGTTGCAACCTTTTTTGACCAAGGAGAGCTTATTGTACAAGGATCCCGAAATACCATTAAGTCTAATTTTTTGGGAAACCAAAAGGTAAATATTAAGTTTTTTGCAAAACCAGGAGTTTTTAAATCCATTATATATTCTTTTTTTAGAAGCACTAAGGCAAAGCGTTCTTTTGATTATGCCAATTATTTATTGGAGCATAACATACGCACTCCGTTTCCGGTGGCTTATCTAGAGGATCGCAATGGTTGGAATCTTTTGGCAGAGAGCTATTATCTGTGCCAACAGTTGGATTATGATTTTACGATACGGGAGTTAATACACCAACCTTGGTTTGTGGATCGGAACCTGATTTTGCAACAGTTTGCCCAATTTACGTACCAGATGCATCAGGCACGCATTAATTTTTTAGACCACTCGCCCGGAAATACGTTGGTGGTTCAAACCGGTGCTCAAAAATATGATTTTTATCTTATAGATTTAAATAGAATGCGTTTTGAAGATTTATCTATAGAACAAAGAATGGATAATTTTAAAAAAATGTGGCTCTCTAAAACCATGGTTAAAGTAATTGCCAAGGCTTATGCAGAGTTGAGTGGGTATCCAGAGGAGCAGTTACAGGCTATTTTGCTCCAAAAAACCACTTCTTTTAAAAAGAAAATTACCCAAAAAAAATACCTAAAGCGCAAATTAGGTCGGTTGTACCAAAAAAAACCTACCTCTTAA
- a CDS encoding 2,3,4,5-tetrahydropyridine-2,6-dicarboxylate N-succinyltransferase, with translation MESLQIIIEKAWENRALLQEETTTKAIRDVIALVDSGKLRVAEPKGDAWQVNEWVKKAVVLYFPIQKMETWESGIFEYHDKMLLKTGYAEKGIRVVPNAVARYGAYISSGVILMPSYVNIGAYVDEGTMVDTWATVGSCAQIGKNVHLSGGVGIGGVLEPLQAAPVIIEDGAFIGSRCIVVEGVHIGKEAVLGANVCLTASTKIIDVTGPEPVEVKGFVPARSVVIPGSYTKKFAAGEFQVPCALIIGQRKASTDLKTSLNDALREYNVAV, from the coding sequence ATGGAATCATTACAGATCATTATAGAGAAAGCCTGGGAAAACAGAGCTTTGTTGCAAGAAGAAACTACTACAAAGGCAATTAGAGACGTAATTGCATTGGTAGATTCTGGAAAATTACGTGTTGCAGAACCCAAAGGTGATGCGTGGCAAGTAAATGAATGGGTTAAGAAAGCCGTGGTGCTGTATTTTCCTATTCAAAAAATGGAAACTTGGGAGTCTGGGATTTTTGAATACCATGACAAAATGCTCCTAAAAACAGGCTATGCCGAAAAAGGAATCCGAGTAGTTCCAAATGCCGTAGCACGTTATGGTGCTTATATTTCTAGCGGTGTAATCTTGATGCCTAGTTATGTAAACATTGGAGCCTATGTAGACGAAGGAACCATGGTAGACACTTGGGCCACCGTCGGAAGTTGTGCTCAAATAGGCAAAAACGTACACCTAAGCGGTGGTGTAGGTATTGGCGGAGTACTAGAACCCCTACAAGCTGCCCCTGTTATTATTGAAGATGGTGCTTTTATAGGTTCTCGTTGTATTGTTGTAGAAGGAGTACATATAGGTAAAGAAGCTGTTTTGGGAGCTAACGTTTGCTTGACTGCCTCTACCAAAATTATTGATGTTACTGGTCCAGAGCCTGTGGAAGTAAAAGGATTTGTTCCGGCACGTTCTGTAGTAATTCCAGGGAGTTATACCAAGAAATTTGCCGCAGGAGAGTTTCAGGTTCCTTGTGCATTGATCATCGGACAAAGAAAAGCCTCTACAGACCTCAAAACTTCATTGAATGACGCCTTGCGCGAATACAATGTAGCGGTTTAG
- the ruvX gene encoding Holliday junction resolvase RuvX, with the protein MPRILSIDYGQKRTGIAVTDELQLIASGLTTIPSATAIAFLKEYFAKENVEAVLIGEPKQMNGQPSESASVIKGFVTHFTNHFPDMKVIRMDERFTSKMAFQTMIASGLNKKQRQNKALIDEIAATILLQDYLTSKRF; encoded by the coding sequence ATGCCTAGAATTCTCTCCATAGACTACGGACAAAAACGCACCGGAATAGCCGTTACCGATGAATTGCAACTTATCGCTTCGGGATTAACAACCATACCTAGCGCAACAGCAATTGCATTTTTAAAAGAATATTTTGCCAAAGAAAACGTAGAGGCAGTACTAATAGGAGAGCCCAAACAAATGAATGGGCAGCCCTCAGAGAGTGCATCGGTTATAAAAGGATTTGTAACCCATTTTACCAATCATTTTCCGGATATGAAAGTTATCAGAATGGACGAAAGATTTACCTCCAAAATGGCTTTTCAGACCATGATTGCTAGCGGACTAAACAAAAAACAAAGACAAAACAAGGCTTTGATAGACGAAATAGCCGCTACAATCTTGCTTCAGGATTATTTAACCAGCAAACGGTTTTAA
- a CDS encoding malate:quinone oxidoreductase, with protein MPDTTIRSNTEVVLIGAGIMSATLGLILKELQPDIKIEIFERLDIAAAESSDAWNNAGTGHSAFCELNYTPEQKDGSIDPQKAISIAESFEVSRQFWAYLVEEGKVPSPENFIKSIPHLSFVWGEKNVAYLKKRFQVLQQNQLFKDMVFSTDLKELEQWMPLVMEGRETKEKVAATSMKIGTDVNFGALTRSMFSYLSTLDGVTIHYNHEVDRLRQNDDASWRIKITDLATGQKRKVYTKFVFIGAGGGSLPLLEKANVPEGEGYGGFPVSGQWLKCTNPEVIAKHAAKVYGKASVGAPPMSVPHIDSRMINGEKQLLFGPFAGFSTRFLKNGSYSDLPLSITTDNIWPMISAGIKNIPLTKYLIEQVRQSTEDRIKALREYVPNAKSEDWVIERAGQRVQVIKKDEKEGGILEFGTEVITTLDGSLAVLLGASPGASTAVSIMLDLVARCFKEQAASPEWQTKFKEMIPSYGQTLNDNPELSDQIRKHTSVVLNLNQH; from the coding sequence ATGCCTGATACAACCATACGTTCAAATACTGAAGTAGTTCTGATAGGAGCTGGAATTATGAGTGCCACACTTGGTTTAATTCTAAAAGAACTACAGCCGGATATTAAAATAGAAATTTTTGAAAGATTAGATATTGCTGCAGCCGAGAGTTCTGATGCTTGGAACAACGCAGGAACAGGTCACTCTGCATTCTGTGAGCTCAATTACACCCCGGAACAAAAAGATGGCAGTATTGATCCACAAAAAGCAATTAGTATTGCAGAATCTTTTGAGGTTTCTAGACAATTTTGGGCTTATTTAGTAGAAGAAGGTAAAGTTCCTTCGCCTGAAAATTTTATAAAAAGTATCCCGCACTTGAGTTTTGTATGGGGAGAAAAAAACGTAGCATACCTTAAAAAGAGATTCCAAGTTTTACAACAAAACCAGTTGTTTAAAGACATGGTTTTTAGTACTGATTTAAAAGAACTAGAGCAATGGATGCCACTGGTGATGGAAGGAAGGGAAACAAAAGAAAAAGTAGCTGCTACAAGCATGAAAATAGGCACGGATGTTAATTTTGGAGCCCTAACCAGAAGCATGTTTTCGTATTTAAGCACCCTAGATGGCGTAACCATTCATTACAATCATGAGGTGGATAGATTGAGACAAAACGACGATGCAAGCTGGAGAATAAAAATCACAGATCTTGCCACTGGTCAAAAAAGAAAAGTGTACACCAAATTTGTTTTTATTGGCGCAGGTGGTGGCTCTTTGCCTTTGTTAGAAAAAGCAAACGTTCCAGAAGGCGAAGGGTATGGTGGTTTTCCGGTTAGTGGACAATGGCTCAAATGTACCAATCCCGAAGTTATAGCAAAACACGCCGCCAAAGTATATGGTAAGGCCAGTGTAGGCGCACCTCCAATGTCTGTACCACACATTGATTCTAGAATGATCAATGGCGAAAAACAATTATTATTTGGCCCATTTGCAGGGTTTTCTACCCGATTTTTAAAGAACGGATCCTATTCCGATTTACCCTTATCAATAACCACAGACAATATTTGGCCAATGATTTCGGCCGGAATAAAAAACATTCCGTTAACCAAGTATTTAATTGAGCAAGTACGCCAATCTACAGAAGATAGGATAAAAGCGCTACGAGAATATGTGCCTAATGCCAAATCTGAAGATTGGGTAATAGAACGCGCAGGACAACGGGTACAAGTTATCAAAAAAGACGAAAAAGAAGGAGGTATATTAGAATTTGGTACAGAGGTAATCACCACCTTAGATGGTTCTCTTGCGGTTTTGTTAGGAGCCTCACCTGGTGCCTCAACGGCGGTTTCTATTATGCTAGATCTAGTAGCACGTTGTTTTAAAGAGCAAGCAGCTAGCCCAGAGTGGCAAACCAAGTTTAAAGAAATGATTCCATCTTATGGGCAAACCCTAAATGATAATCCAGAGCTTTCGGATCAAATCAGAAAGCATACATCGGTTGTCTTAAATTTAAACCAACACTAA
- a CDS encoding FUSC family protein: MFSKIQKFVDSTDFTSALKVTIASVFPVLLFTYLGHFEMGFTMALGAFFTYPSDIPSNLTHKVNGILVTAFIVSGLNLVINLAYPYPIIFYTLLVVLVFSLSMISVYGQRASMTSFSGLLALSLTFAHIQTGWDILKYSGLVLSGGLFYLFISVLFHYVRPHRYIQLQIAQCMQLTSKYLKLRGNLWKLKSDREEITKKQLYLQVELNIIQENIREVLVLNRANTGSSDQNRKMLMIFISLVEIMELAVSNSFDHAKLHQKFDAHPIVLNTYQNLAANLAKNLKKLAKTLENGTVYNAKQDLIKDLYALELAIAEYQSQVGGEAADEGVFMLTTMLHYAEKQVEKIKILERTLTSKSTVSDFKNKDKDLEKFITPQYYPLQTLIENFSFSSTVFRHSLRLTITLLVGFIIGQILPFENTYWIILTIVVIMRQGYGLTKQRTYHRIIGTFMGGTIAFGILYFVQQPQIIGGLTIIAMILGYSFTPTNYKIGATFITVYVIFVYGILTPNIVDVIQYRVLDTLVGALLSFLANSFIWPSWEFLNVPVFLEKSILANQNYLQQISIFYNKKGEVPSSYRLARKHAFIAIGNLMASFQRMVQEPKSKQDQLPQLYKLTVLNHSLLSSVASLGTYIQSHKTSEASQAFNAVVDRVIQNLEYATLVLNQKQTSVSHQIVGEDISKHFTALKNIRVRELKNRKEIKDQEFQLKMQEAHLIIEQLIWLNNLSENIVKSTQALVVIKEAQ, translated from the coding sequence ATGTTTTCTAAAATACAAAAATTTGTTGATTCTACGGATTTCACAAGTGCCCTAAAAGTTACCATTGCCTCTGTTTTTCCGGTACTGTTGTTTACTTATTTAGGGCATTTTGAAATGGGTTTCACCATGGCATTGGGTGCTTTTTTTACCTATCCGAGTGATATTCCCAGTAATTTAACCCATAAGGTAAATGGTATTCTTGTAACCGCTTTTATTGTGTCTGGTCTCAATTTGGTTATTAACTTAGCCTATCCCTATCCGATTATTTTTTATACGCTATTGGTGGTTCTTGTTTTTAGTTTGTCCATGATTTCGGTATATGGCCAGCGTGCAAGCATGACTTCTTTTTCTGGTTTACTGGCTTTATCCTTAACCTTTGCACACATACAAACTGGTTGGGATATTTTAAAATATTCTGGGCTTGTGCTCAGTGGTGGTCTATTTTATTTGTTTATTTCTGTGCTGTTTCATTATGTGCGCCCGCACCGGTATATCCAATTACAAATTGCGCAATGTATGCAGCTTACTTCTAAATATTTAAAACTAAGAGGTAATTTATGGAAATTAAAATCGGACCGAGAAGAAATTACTAAAAAACAGCTCTACCTCCAGGTAGAACTCAATATTATACAAGAAAACATTAGAGAGGTATTGGTCCTGAATAGAGCCAATACAGGCTCTTCTGATCAAAACAGAAAAATGCTAATGATTTTTATCTCTCTGGTAGAAATAATGGAATTAGCGGTTTCTAACTCCTTTGATCATGCCAAATTGCATCAAAAGTTTGACGCCCATCCTATTGTATTAAATACCTATCAAAATTTGGCTGCAAACCTAGCCAAAAACTTAAAAAAACTAGCCAAAACTCTGGAGAATGGTACGGTTTATAACGCAAAACAAGATCTCATTAAGGATCTATATGCCCTAGAGCTGGCTATTGCAGAGTACCAAAGTCAGGTTGGTGGCGAAGCGGCAGACGAAGGGGTTTTTATGCTAACTACCATGTTGCATTATGCCGAAAAGCAAGTTGAAAAAATAAAAATTTTGGAGCGCACCCTGACTTCCAAAAGTACGGTGTCTGATTTCAAAAATAAAGACAAGGATTTAGAAAAATTTATCACACCGCAATACTACCCACTACAAACGTTAATTGAAAATTTTAGTTTTTCTTCTACTGTTTTTAGACATTCTTTGCGCTTAACCATTACGCTTTTAGTAGGTTTTATAATCGGTCAAATACTGCCTTTTGAGAATACCTATTGGATCATTTTGACCATTGTTGTTATTATGAGACAGGGCTACGGACTCACCAAACAACGTACCTACCATAGAATAATTGGCACCTTTATGGGAGGGACAATTGCTTTTGGAATTTTATATTTTGTACAACAACCCCAAATCATTGGTGGACTTACCATTATAGCCATGATTTTAGGATATTCTTTTACTCCTACCAATTACAAAATCGGTGCTACTTTTATAACCGTATATGTGATTTTTGTGTACGGAATTCTGACTCCAAATATTGTAGATGTAATACAATACCGGGTTTTGGATACACTGGTGGGTGCCTTGTTATCTTTTTTGGCAAACAGCTTTATTTGGCCCTCTTGGGAGTTTTTGAATGTGCCGGTGTTTTTAGAAAAATCCATTCTGGCCAACCAAAATTATCTCCAACAAATTTCTATTTTTTATAACAAAAAAGGAGAGGTTCCTAGCTCCTACCGATTGGCTCGCAAGCATGCTTTTATTGCCATCGGAAATTTAATGGCTTCTTTTCAGAGAATGGTGCAAGAACCAAAATCCAAACAAGACCAACTCCCGCAGCTCTACAAACTTACGGTTCTTAATCATAGTTTACTTTCTTCTGTGGCCTCGCTTGGCACCTACATTCAATCCCATAAAACCTCCGAAGCATCCCAAGCATTTAACGCAGTTGTAGATCGGGTGATCCAAAATCTAGAATATGCTACCCTTGTATTGAATCAAAAACAAACCTCAGTGTCGCATCAAATTGTTGGTGAGGATATCAGCAAGCATTTTACGGCGCTAAAAAATATAAGAGTCCGAGAGTTAAAAAATAGAAAAGAAATTAAGGACCAGGAATTTCAGTTAAAAATGCAGGAGGCGCATTTAATCATTGAACAACTCATTTGGCTAAATAATTTGTCCGAAAATATTGTTAAATCTACCCAAGCATTGGTGGTTATAAAAGAAGCCCAATAA